In the Phycisphaerae bacterium genome, one interval contains:
- a CDS encoding DUF1570 domain-containing protein, with the protein MRIALSVLLLVLPVTASLVLARSGPKWREYPTRYYIVHSDLDEETVREACLRVTAMADEYQDRTSGFTGRITTRLPFFLFARFEDYRAAGTIPGSYGMYDARAKRLLATLEPPVGERSWIVVQHEGFHQFVASVIGGDIPVWVNEGLAEYFGAAIFTGDGMISGLVPPDRLARIQSGLRNNEFIPFPKMMTIDGKTWNAEIKRANYDQAWSMVHFLAHAEDGRFRPFFDGFLRDVSRKGLAWDIAWRRNFGVGVEDFEARWKAYWLAQPENPTGAEYDRAAVAKFTSLLARATASGQHFAGFDAFVDAVRKGDIRMPRNQWLPSSLGAGALEQIASLSCKLDSPRARPPRLVCTSASGAEWTGSFSLKGKAVAEVQVRQGKR; encoded by the coding sequence ATGCGTATTGCGCTGTCTGTCTTGTTGCTGGTGCTCCCGGTTACGGCTTCGCTCGTGCTCGCGCGGTCCGGGCCAAAGTGGCGCGAGTACCCCACACGCTACTACATCGTCCATTCCGATCTTGACGAGGAAACGGTCCGCGAGGCGTGCCTTCGCGTCACCGCGATGGCCGATGAGTATCAGGATCGCACCAGCGGCTTCACCGGACGCATCACCACACGCCTGCCGTTCTTCCTTTTCGCTCGATTCGAAGATTACCGCGCGGCCGGAACCATCCCTGGGAGCTATGGCATGTACGACGCCCGGGCCAAGCGACTGCTGGCGACGCTCGAGCCCCCTGTGGGCGAGCGATCCTGGATCGTGGTTCAACACGAGGGCTTCCACCAATTCGTTGCCTCTGTGATCGGGGGCGACATCCCCGTATGGGTGAATGAGGGTCTCGCCGAGTACTTTGGAGCAGCGATATTCACCGGCGACGGGATGATCTCGGGCTTGGTTCCACCGGATCGGCTGGCGCGCATCCAGAGCGGACTACGGAACAACGAATTCATTCCCTTCCCGAAGATGATGACGATTGATGGCAAGACGTGGAACGCCGAGATCAAGAGGGCAAACTACGATCAAGCCTGGTCCATGGTCCACTTCCTCGCCCATGCGGAGGATGGGCGATTCCGTCCGTTTTTCGACGGGTTCCTTCGCGACGTCAGCCGGAAAGGTTTGGCCTGGGACATCGCCTGGCGGCGGAACTTCGGAGTCGGCGTGGAGGACTTCGAGGCACGCTGGAAGGCGTATTGGCTTGCCCAGCCGGAGAACCCCACCGGAGCCGAGTATGACCGCGCCGCCGTTGCCAAGTTCACCTCACTCCTCGCGCGGGCGACGGCGTCCGGCCAGCACTTTGCGGGATTCGACGCATTCGTCGATGCCGTCCGCAAGGGGGACATCCGCATGCCCCGAAACCAATGGCTGCCGTCAAGCCTGGGTGCCGGCGCTCTCGAGCAAATCGCATCGCTTTCCTGCAAGCTCGACTCTCCCCGGGCGCGTCCGCCACGCCTGGTATGCACCTCGGCGTCCGGGGCCGAGTGGACTGGTTCGTTCTCGTTAAAGGGAAAAGCCGTTGCGGAGGTGCAAGTCCGCCAGGGCAAGCGTTGA
- a CDS encoding response regulator transcription factor, whose protein sequence is MARILVAEDEEAVAAGLRDNLEFEGYEVVLAKDGEAALKAATRENPDLILLDIMMPVMDGLEVCRRIREAGFVVPVLMLTARSQEIDVVRGLEVGADDYVTKPFSIRELLARIKAALRRTDAGKGLSRIMRIGDATVDLVKGRIERGGAVYNLGHFELQILKILIEHAEEPVDRNMLLDVIWGLEGFPATRTVDNHIVSLRRKIEPDPKHPRYIVTVHSIGYKFVP, encoded by the coding sequence ATGGCTCGAATTCTGGTGGCCGAAGACGAAGAAGCAGTCGCAGCGGGACTACGCGACAACCTCGAATTCGAAGGGTACGAGGTGGTGCTGGCCAAGGATGGCGAGGCCGCGCTGAAGGCCGCAACGCGCGAGAATCCCGACCTGATCCTGCTCGACATCATGATGCCCGTCATGGACGGGCTCGAAGTATGCCGGCGGATTCGCGAGGCGGGATTCGTCGTACCGGTGCTCATGCTCACCGCCAGGAGCCAGGAAATCGACGTGGTTCGCGGCTTGGAAGTTGGCGCCGACGACTACGTCACCAAGCCTTTCAGCATCCGCGAACTGCTCGCCCGCATCAAAGCCGCCTTGCGGCGGACCGACGCCGGAAAAGGCCTCTCGCGGATCATGCGCATCGGCGACGCCACCGTCGATCTGGTCAAGGGACGCATCGAGCGCGGCGGCGCCGTTTACAATCTCGGCCATTTCGAATTGCAGATCCTGAAGATCCTCATCGAGCATGCCGAGGAGCCCGTCGACCGAAACATGCTCCTGGACGTCATCTGGGGCCTTGAAGGGTTCCCCGCCACCCGGACCGTCGATAACCATATTGTCAGCCTGCGGCGGAAGATCGAACCGGATCCCAAGCACCCCCGCTACATCGTTACCGTGCACAGCATCGGTTATAAGTTCGTACCCTAA
- a CDS encoding HAMP domain-containing histidine kinase, whose protein sequence is MPRPARQPRRPLIGRTGAWLVVFAISLIALGVVLAIQQSERLSSLLTLQARNIAIEIANKSRAEVTMDLETLFEAAHSESAGMGDGSAPGAAVRPPWVKALYEWNRGKLLLRLGRTDPPRELEAVVSERLIALQLLADVETPVRTQLVTDAQSGAAYLIAIETARRPAEAPGTLVAWLDDHRLVREIVEPLLVYGLELVPANQPNLAPWVQPISLGGVREGTALWELRPTVEYLAEQTAAVRWNTWFHLTLTGVALITLLIAMVILLRVTRREIALAEMKANFVADVSHELKTPLAVLRLYGETLQSGRVKDEAKRQEYYAIITRESARLTNMINNILDFARIEAGRGEYRFKPTDVGQVVEETFEAYRPELDRAGFQHQLRIEPALPFVNADRDAIVQILFNLLSNATKYSDEEKFVEVDVKRDTRRGKHGIAIAVSDRGIGISPEDRLRLFEGFYRSPDDRVRRRSGAGLGLALVKHIVDAHHGSIDVEGRLVRGTTFRIFLPASEVSAGAEPTASSSGSPISAPAEGSGSGVLQPADNTAG, encoded by the coding sequence ATGCCAAGACCAGCCAGACAACCTCGGCGCCCGCTGATCGGACGCACCGGCGCCTGGCTTGTCGTCTTCGCCATTTCCCTGATCGCACTCGGCGTCGTCCTGGCCATCCAGCAGTCGGAACGCTTGAGCAGCCTTCTGACGCTCCAGGCGAGAAATATCGCCATCGAAATCGCCAACAAGTCTCGTGCCGAGGTCACCATGGATCTCGAGACGCTATTCGAGGCGGCCCATTCCGAATCTGCGGGCATGGGTGACGGCTCGGCACCGGGCGCTGCCGTCAGGCCCCCGTGGGTCAAGGCGCTCTATGAATGGAACCGCGGGAAGTTGCTGCTGCGCCTGGGCAGAACCGATCCGCCCCGCGAATTGGAGGCGGTGGTATCGGAACGGTTGATCGCCCTGCAACTCCTTGCCGATGTTGAGACGCCGGTTCGCACGCAACTCGTGACCGACGCTCAGTCCGGAGCCGCTTACCTGATTGCCATCGAGACCGCGCGGCGCCCTGCCGAGGCCCCCGGTACGCTGGTCGCCTGGCTCGACGATCATCGCCTTGTCCGCGAGATCGTCGAGCCACTGCTCGTCTACGGGCTCGAACTTGTTCCCGCGAACCAGCCCAACCTGGCCCCCTGGGTCCAGCCGATTTCTCTCGGCGGCGTGCGCGAGGGTACGGCCTTGTGGGAGCTTCGACCGACTGTCGAGTACCTTGCGGAACAAACCGCCGCCGTCCGTTGGAACACGTGGTTCCATCTCACCTTGACAGGCGTGGCGTTGATCACGCTGTTGATCGCCATGGTCATCCTTCTGCGCGTGACCCGCCGGGAGATCGCCCTCGCGGAAATGAAGGCCAACTTCGTAGCGGATGTCTCCCACGAACTCAAAACGCCTCTGGCGGTGCTCCGCTTGTATGGCGAAACGCTCCAGAGCGGCCGGGTCAAGGACGAAGCCAAGCGACAGGAGTATTACGCGATCATCACCCGGGAGAGCGCCCGCCTTACCAACATGATCAACAACATCCTCGACTTCGCCCGCATCGAAGCCGGCCGAGGCGAGTATCGGTTCAAGCCCACCGACGTCGGACAGGTTGTCGAGGAGACTTTCGAAGCTTACCGCCCCGAACTGGATCGGGCGGGGTTTCAACACCAGCTTCGCATCGAACCGGCGCTGCCTTTCGTCAACGCCGATCGCGACGCCATCGTTCAGATTCTGTTCAACCTGCTCAGCAATGCCACGAAATACTCGGACGAAGAGAAATTCGTCGAGGTGGACGTAAAGCGGGACACGCGCCGCGGCAAGCATGGCATCGCCATCGCCGTGAGCGACCGCGGAATCGGCATCAGCCCTGAAGACCGCCTTCGTTTGTTTGAGGGATTCTATCGCTCCCCGGACGATCGCGTCCGCCGCCGGAGCGGCGCCGGTCTCGGACTGGCCCTGGTTAAACACATCGTCGATGCCCATCACGGCTCGATCGACGTCGAAGGCCGTCTGGTGCGCGGAACGACTTTCCGGATCTTCTTGCCCGCGTCGGAGGTCTCGGCCGGTGCCGAGCCCACGGCATCGAGTAGCGGCTCTCCCATTTCGGCCCCGGCTGAAGGAAGCGGAAGTGGAGTGCTCCAGCCCGCAGACAACACCGCAGGCTGA